A stretch of the Massilia sp. W12 genome encodes the following:
- the purH gene encoding bifunctional phosphoribosylaminoimidazolecarboxamide formyltransferase/IMP cyclohydrolase, translating to MIKTALISVSDKTGVLEFAQALAARGVQLLSTGGTAKLLQDNGLQVTEVAQHTGFPEMLDGRVKTLHPKVHGGILARRDFPAHMQALSEHGIPTIDMVVVNLYPFQQTVAKQECSLEDAIENIDIGGPAMLRSSAKNHKDVVVICDPADYARVLEEIAAGEVSYATRFALAKKVYAHTAQYDGAIANYLSALGEDLQHSTRSGFPQNLNLQFEKVQDMRYGENPHQAGAFYRDIHSVPGALANYRQLQGKELSYNNIADADAAWECVKSLGGMPACVIIKHANPCGAAIAGSPLEAYQKAFKTDPTSAFGGIIAFNWALDGATAEAVSKQFVEVLIAPSFSPEAKQIFAAKQNVRLLEIPLGNGVHQYDFKRVGGGLLVQGPDAKNVLMEELKVVTVKQPTPQQLEDLMFSWRVAKFVKSNAIVFCAGGMTLGVGAGQMSRIDSARIASIKAANANLSLQGSAVASDAFFPFRDGLDVVADAGATCVVQPGGSMRDQEVIDAANERGIVMLFSGARHFRH from the coding sequence ATGATCAAAACTGCCTTGATTTCTGTCTCCGACAAGACCGGCGTGCTGGAATTTGCGCAAGCCCTGGCTGCGCGCGGGGTGCAATTGCTGTCCACCGGCGGCACCGCCAAACTGTTGCAGGACAATGGCTTGCAAGTCACGGAAGTGGCGCAGCACACCGGTTTCCCGGAAATGCTGGATGGCCGCGTCAAGACCTTGCATCCGAAAGTGCACGGCGGGATTTTGGCGCGGCGCGATTTCCCGGCGCATATGCAAGCCTTGAGCGAACACGGCATCCCGACCATTGATATGGTGGTGGTGAATCTGTATCCGTTTCAGCAAACCGTGGCCAAGCAGGAATGCAGCCTGGAAGATGCGATTGAAAACATCGACATCGGCGGCCCGGCCATGTTGCGCTCTTCGGCCAAGAACCACAAAGACGTGGTGGTGATTTGCGATCCGGCGGACTATGCGCGCGTGTTGGAAGAAATCGCCGCCGGCGAAGTCAGCTATGCGACCCGTTTCGCGCTGGCCAAGAAAGTCTATGCGCACACCGCCCAATATGATGGCGCGATTGCGAATTATCTGTCTGCGCTGGGCGAGGATTTGCAGCACAGCACGCGCAGCGGCTTCCCGCAAAACCTGAATCTGCAATTTGAAAAAGTGCAGGACATGCGTTATGGCGAAAATCCGCATCAGGCCGGCGCTTTCTATCGCGACATCCACAGCGTGCCGGGCGCGCTGGCGAATTACCGCCAATTGCAAGGCAAGGAACTGTCTTACAACAATATCGCCGATGCGGACGCAGCCTGGGAATGCGTGAAATCGCTGGGCGGCATGCCGGCTTGCGTGATCATCAAGCACGCCAATCCCTGCGGAGCGGCGATTGCCGGCAGCCCGCTGGAAGCGTATCAGAAAGCCTTCAAAACCGACCCGACTTCAGCCTTCGGCGGCATCATCGCGTTTAACTGGGCGCTCGATGGCGCGACAGCGGAAGCTGTGTCCAAGCAGTTTGTCGAAGTCTTGATTGCGCCGTCATTCTCCCCGGAAGCCAAGCAGATTTTCGCCGCCAAACAAAATGTGCGCCTGCTCGAAATCCCGCTCGGCAATGGCGTGCATCAATATGACTTCAAGCGCGTTGGCGGCGGTTTGCTGGTGCAAGGCCCGGACGCCAAGAATGTCTTGATGGAAGAATTGAAAGTGGTGACGGTGAAGCAACCGACCCCGCAGCAATTGGAAGACTTGATGTTCTCCTGGCGCGTGGCGAAGTTTGTCAAGTCGAACGCGATTGTATTCTGCGCCGGCGGCATGACGCTGGGCGTGGGGGCCGGCCAGATGAGCCGCATCGACTCCGCCCGCATCGCCTCGATCAAGGCGGCGAATGCGAATTTGAGCTTGCAGGGTTCGGCGGTGGCGTCGGACGCCTTCTTCCCCTTCCGCGACGGGCTGGATGTGGTGGCCGACGCCGGCGCCACTTGCGTGGTGCAACCGGGCGGCTCGATGCGCGACCAGGAAGTGATTGACGCCGCCAATGAGCGCGGCATTGTGATGCTGTTCTCCGGCGCCCGTCATTTCCGTCATTAA
- a CDS encoding helix-turn-helix domain-containing protein — protein sequence MSREIIQEVVQRSLEDYLNDLGEQRPSNIYDMMLATMEKPVLSVVMERAGHNQSHAAEMLGINRNTLRKKLQQHGLL from the coding sequence ATGAGCAGAGAAATAATTCAGGAAGTCGTTCAACGCAGTCTGGAAGATTATTTGAATGATCTGGGCGAACAACGCCCCAGCAATATCTACGACATGATGCTGGCGACCATGGAAAAGCCGGTGTTGTCGGTGGTCATGGAGCGCGCCGGCCATAATCAGTCGCACGCCGCTGAAATGCTGGGCATCAACCGCAACACCTTGCGTAAAAAATTGCAGCAGCACGGATTACTGTAA
- the dusB gene encoding tRNA dihydrouridine synthase DusB translates to MQLGPFTLANRVFVAPMAGVTDRPYRQLCKELGAGYAVSEMAASNPRLWDSEKSSRRTNHDGEMEPKAVQIAGAVPQELADCARFNVERGAQIIDINMGCPVKKVCNNWCGSALLQHEDLVAQILHAVVRAVDVPVTLKFRTGWDRANKNALSIAKIAEDAGIQMLTLHGRTRADRYLGEAEYDTIAAVKAAVKIPVVANGDIDSPQKARQVLDYTGADAVMIGRAAQGRPWIFREVAHYLEHGSLLPPPLVTEVRALLLAHLQAHYAFYGEYLGVRTARKHIGWYVADLPGGEAFRQRMNTLEQPQEQLHAVAAFFDSQASLGPRLQSLRAQAQEALAA, encoded by the coding sequence GTGCAATTAGGCCCTTTCACTTTAGCGAATCGCGTCTTTGTCGCGCCCATGGCGGGCGTCACCGACCGTCCTTACCGCCAGCTGTGCAAAGAGCTGGGCGCAGGCTATGCCGTGTCAGAAATGGCGGCTTCCAATCCCCGTCTGTGGGACAGTGAAAAAAGCAGCCGCCGCACCAATCATGATGGCGAAATGGAGCCGAAAGCGGTGCAAATCGCCGGCGCCGTGCCGCAAGAGCTGGCCGATTGCGCGCGCTTCAATGTCGAGCGCGGCGCGCAAATTATCGACATCAATATGGGTTGCCCGGTCAAAAAAGTGTGCAATAACTGGTGCGGCTCAGCCCTCTTGCAACACGAAGATCTGGTGGCGCAGATTCTGCATGCGGTGGTGCGCGCAGTGGACGTGCCGGTCACGCTGAAATTCCGCACCGGCTGGGATCGCGCCAATAAAAACGCGCTCTCCATCGCCAAAATCGCCGAAGACGCCGGTATTCAAATGCTGACCCTGCATGGCCGCACGCGCGCCGACCGCTATCTGGGCGAGGCCGAATACGACACCATCGCCGCCGTGAAAGCCGCCGTCAAGATTCCGGTGGTGGCGAATGGCGATATCGACAGCCCGCAAAAAGCGCGTCAGGTGCTGGATTACACCGGCGCCGATGCGGTGATGATTGGGCGCGCGGCGCAAGGCCGGCCCTGGATTTTCCGCGAAGTCGCGCATTACCTCGAACATGGCAGCTTATTGCCGCCGCCGCTGGTGACGGAAGTGCGCGCGCTGTTGTTAGCGCATCTGCAAGCGCATTACGCTTTTTATGGCGAATACCTGGGCGTGCGCACCGCCCGCAAACATATCGGCTGGTATGTGGCAGATCTGCCCGGCGGCGAAGCTTTCCGCCAGCGCATGAACACATTGGAACAGCCGCAAGAACAATTACACGCAGTTGCTGCATTTTTTGATTCGCAGGCCAGCCTCGGGCCACGCCTGCAATCCCTGCGCGCGCAAGCGCAAGAGGCGCTTGCCGCCTGA
- a CDS encoding phospholipase D-like domain-containing protein, whose translation MDQACEFAMRPVPYLPNHQLTLLRGGLEFIPALVAAIGGAQREVLLETYIFALDPAGRAVQQALMDAAKRGVSVKLITDWHGTGHNTITEMNLGLLPSGVQHLNFNPWFKRGFTRTHRKLCVVDQDVAFIGGINLNDDWLCDFDASIRLNAPRWDFAVQLRGPLVQQIWREISAQWARLCGGRAALRGFLAQYRQRDKDNADSLAAPALAALVKRDNLNNRRTIQQAFEQAFRNAKQEIYLATPYFAPGRKFINALCAAARRGVRVTLLLGCGQFHLQDAVARSFYPKLLRAGVHLVEYRKTQLHAKVAVVDRRWASVGSSNFDGLSLFLNHEANLLVQDDDFARTLRRAILEGVADGASLSLASVHQRSWRKRLREHSAMLFYRGLMYILTSGKYG comes from the coding sequence TTGGATCAAGCCTGCGAATTCGCCATGCGCCCTGTGCCCTATCTGCCGAACCACCAATTGACGCTGTTACGCGGCGGTTTGGAGTTTATTCCGGCGCTGGTGGCGGCGATCGGGGGCGCGCAGCGCGAAGTGCTGCTGGAAACCTATATTTTTGCGCTGGACCCGGCCGGGCGCGCGGTGCAACAGGCTTTGATGGACGCCGCCAAGCGCGGCGTGAGCGTGAAACTGATTACCGATTGGCATGGCACCGGACACAATACGATCACTGAAATGAATCTGGGTTTGCTGCCCAGCGGCGTGCAGCATTTGAATTTCAATCCCTGGTTTAAACGCGGTTTTACCCGCACCCATCGCAAGCTGTGCGTGGTGGATCAGGACGTTGCCTTCATCGGCGGCATCAATTTGAATGATGATTGGCTGTGTGATTTCGATGCCTCAATACGCCTGAACGCGCCGCGCTGGGATTTTGCCGTGCAATTGCGCGGCCCGCTGGTGCAGCAGATTTGGCGTGAAATCAGCGCGCAATGGGCGCGTTTGTGCGGCGGACGCGCTGCCTTGCGCGGCTTTTTAGCTCAATACCGCCAGCGCGACAAAGACAACGCGGATAGCCTTGCCGCACCAGCCCTGGCGGCCTTGGTCAAACGCGATAATCTGAACAACCGGCGCACGATTCAACAAGCTTTTGAGCAAGCGTTTCGCAACGCCAAACAGGAAATTTATCTGGCCACCCCGTATTTTGCGCCGGGACGCAAATTCATCAATGCGTTATGCGCGGCGGCGCGGCGCGGGGTGCGCGTCACGCTCTTGCTGGGCTGTGGCCAATTCCACTTGCAAGACGCGGTGGCGCGCTCGTTTTATCCCAAGCTGCTGCGCGCCGGGGTGCATCTGGTGGAATATCGCAAAACCCAGTTGCACGCCAAGGTGGCGGTGGTTGACCGTCGCTGGGCCAGCGTGGGTTCCAGTAATTTTGACGGGCTTTCCCTGTTTTTAAATCACGAAGCGAATCTTTTGGTGCAAGATGATGATTTTGCGCGCACCTTGCGGCGCGCTATTCTGGAGGGCGTGGCCGACGGCGCCAGCCTGAGCTTAGCCAGTGTGCATCAGCGCAGCTGGCGCAAACGTCTGCGCGAGCACAGCGCCATGCTGTTTTATCGCGGCTTGATGTACATCCTCACTTCCGGTAAATATGGTTGA
- a CDS encoding endonuclease/exonuclease/phosphatase family protein yields the protein MKLRIATYNIHKGMSATGREPRVHALRSAIHDLQADLVFLQEVQGRHDRLLQRFGQHPPGPKHWPQESQHEFLAGAHLHTAYGKNAIYRDGHHGNALLSAYPIVSALNNDVSDHAFEQRGILHCVLQTPQQDLHCYVVHLGLFAGSRQRQTDALIEVVQSTAGDSPIIIAGDFNDWRNHLGDALRNQLGVIEVFDERRSTPRLGSLWRNLAGRTNVQRFVPARTFPAALPWLRLDRIYCRGFIVEQAQVLRGQPWSQLSDHAPILAELRLDG from the coding sequence ATGAAACTGCGTATTGCAACCTACAACATCCATAAAGGCATGTCCGCCACAGGACGCGAGCCGCGCGTGCATGCGCTGCGCAGCGCGATCCATGATTTGCAGGCGGATCTGGTTTTTTTGCAGGAAGTGCAGGGCCGCCATGATCGCCTCTTGCAACGTTTTGGCCAGCATCCGCCCGGCCCCAAACACTGGCCGCAAGAGTCGCAACATGAGTTTCTGGCCGGCGCGCATTTGCATACAGCGTATGGCAAAAATGCGATTTATCGCGACGGCCATCATGGCAATGCCCTGCTGTCGGCCTACCCGATTGTCTCAGCGTTGAATAATGATGTGTCTGACCACGCCTTTGAGCAGCGCGGTATTTTGCACTGCGTGCTGCAAACCCCGCAGCAGGATTTGCATTGCTATGTGGTGCATCTTGGCCTGTTCGCCGGCAGCCGCCAGCGTCAGACCGATGCCTTGATTGAGGTGGTGCAAAGCACTGCCGGCGATAGTCCCATCATCATCGCCGGCGACTTTAACGACTGGCGCAATCATCTGGGCGACGCTTTGCGCAATCAGTTGGGCGTGATTGAAGTATTTGACGAGCGCCGCAGCACGCCGCGCTTAGGCAGTTTATGGCGCAATCTGGCCGGACGCACCAATGTGCAACGTTTTGTGCCGGCGCGCACTTTTCCCGCCGCCTTGCCATGGCTGCGCCTGGATCGGATTTATTGTCGCGGTTTTATCGTCGAGCAGGCCCAGGTTTTACGCGGCCAGCCCTGGTCGCAATTGTCCGATCATGCGCCGATTTTGGCGGAATTGCGCTTGGATGGCTGA
- a CDS encoding GNAT family N-acetyltransferase: MHAAICFSSERLHIRSPQAGSLESDAAALFEAVCASLPQLRQFPASLPWVKYEPSLESSRAYLLSAISNTAQGRDFPLLIFTHDGALAGCSGLHHPDFATGRFELGFWGNQALARCGYITEAAQAIIQFAFDAWQAREVYALVDDLNPRAIALCERAGMRQQALLRAERFDADGRARDTRVMICGNE; the protein is encoded by the coding sequence ATGCACGCGGCAATTTGCTTCAGCAGCGAGCGCTTGCATATCCGCAGCCCGCAAGCTGGCAGCCTGGAATCAGATGCTGCGGCGCTGTTTGAGGCGGTGTGCGCTTCGCTGCCACAGCTGCGGCAATTCCCGGCTTCCTTGCCCTGGGTGAAATATGAGCCTTCGCTTGAGAGCAGCCGCGCTTATCTGCTCAGCGCAATCAGTAATACAGCGCAAGGGCGCGACTTTCCCCTTTTGATTTTCACCCATGATGGCGCGCTGGCTGGCTGCAGCGGCTTGCATCACCCCGATTTTGCGACAGGCCGTTTTGAACTCGGCTTCTGGGGCAATCAGGCATTGGCGCGCTGTGGCTACATCACTGAAGCGGCGCAAGCGATTATTCAATTCGCTTTTGACGCCTGGCAGGCGCGTGAAGTGTATGCCTTGGTCGATGATCTGAACCCGCGCGCCATTGCGCTATGTGAGCGCGCCGGCATGCGCCAGCAAGCCTTGCTGCGCGCGGAGCGCTTTGATGCGGATGGGCGGGCCAGGGATACGCGCGTGATGATTTGCGGAAATGAATAA
- the lnt gene encoding apolipoprotein N-acyltransferase, translated as MKLNWLAPGRRFALPCAAGALQALCFAPFGWWPLQFLIFAWFFLYLRREGGFTPAWAFGSGWLLASVYWLFIAMHRFGNMPAALAALATLIFALAMGLPYGLAGWLAKRLQGAQPALSWLLLSVPVAFTLGEWLRCWLFTGFPWVLSGYAQIDAPLAGFAPLAGVNAVGFAVMLCGGALAAVWQTGQQAQWRRAALCLALPLLLLSAGWLLKQHSWSQPLGQPLQVRLLQGNIAQDEKFARERIIDSLQLYQRMIMGERADIIATPETAFPLFMHLLPAGFISDLHDWARSNDSHLLLGVPLTDGPNQYANSVLGLSPRSNAYYRYDKRHLVPFGEFIPPGFRWFVDMMQIPLGDFARGPWLQAPFAVKDQFVLPNVCYEDLFGLEIASQLGEAAQAGKPVASILLNVSNLAWYGQSSAIPQHLQIARMRSLETGRPMLRATNTGATAVIDARGEVQKLLAYDQQGVLRATVQGMQGLTPYARFGEWPLLALLAGLLAWQLRRLRKEA; from the coding sequence GTGGCCGCTGCAGTTTCTCATATTTGCCTGGTTCTTTTTATACCTGCGCCGCGAGGGCGGATTTACCCCGGCCTGGGCCTTTGGCAGCGGCTGGTTGCTGGCCTCGGTGTATTGGCTGTTCATTGCGATGCACCGCTTCGGCAATATGCCCGCAGCGCTGGCTGCTTTGGCGACCTTGATTTTTGCCCTGGCCATGGGCTTGCCGTATGGCTTGGCCGGCTGGCTGGCCAAACGTTTGCAAGGCGCGCAGCCGGCGCTCAGCTGGCTGCTGCTCAGCGTTCCCGTCGCATTTACTCTGGGGGAGTGGCTGCGCTGCTGGTTATTCACCGGTTTTCCCTGGGTGTTGTCCGGTTATGCGCAAATCGACGCGCCTTTGGCCGGTTTTGCGCCGCTGGCCGGGGTGAATGCGGTCGGTTTTGCCGTCATGCTGTGCGGCGGCGCGCTGGCTGCAGTCTGGCAAACCGGGCAACAGGCGCAATGGCGCCGCGCCGCGCTGTGCCTGGCTTTGCCGCTCTTATTGTTGAGCGCCGGCTGGCTGCTCAAGCAGCACAGTTGGAGCCAGCCGCTGGGCCAGCCTTTGCAAGTGCGTCTGCTGCAGGGAAATATCGCGCAAGATGAGAAGTTCGCGCGCGAACGCATCATTGATTCCTTGCAGCTGTATCAGCGCATGATTATGGGCGAGCGCGCCGATATCATCGCCACCCCGGAAACCGCGTTCCCGCTCTTTATGCATCTGCTGCCAGCCGGGTTTATCAGCGATTTGCATGACTGGGCGCGCAGCAATGACAGCCATTTGCTGCTCGGTGTGCCGCTCACCGACGGCCCCAACCAATACGCCAACAGTGTGCTTGGTTTGTCCCCTCGCAGCAATGCTTACTACCGATACGACAAGCGGCATCTGGTGCCGTTTGGTGAATTCATCCCGCCCGGTTTTCGCTGGTTTGTCGATATGATGCAAATTCCGCTGGGCGATTTTGCGCGCGGCCCCTGGCTGCAGGCGCCGTTTGCGGTGAAAGACCAATTTGTGTTGCCGAATGTTTGCTACGAGGATTTATTCGGCCTGGAAATCGCCAGCCAATTGGGGGAAGCGGCGCAAGCCGGCAAGCCGGTGGCGAGTATTTTATTGAATGTCTCAAATCTGGCCTGGTATGGGCAGTCCAGCGCGATTCCGCAGCATTTGCAAATCGCGCGCATGCGCAGTTTGGAAACCGGGCGGCCGATGCTGCGCGCCACGAATACCGGGGCGACCGCCGTGATTGATGCGCGCGGCGAGGTGCAAAAGCTGCTGGCTTATGATCAGCAAGGCGTGCTGCGCGCAACTGTGCAGGGCATGCAGGGTTTGACCCCATATGCCCGTTTTGGCGAATGGCCCTTGCTGGCGCTGTTGGCGGGCTTGCTGGCCTGGCAATTGCGCCGCCTGCGTAAAGAGGCATGA